One window from the genome of Alkalihalobacillus sp. LMS6 encodes:
- a CDS encoding histidine phosphatase family protein: MFPSIYFVRHAQANGQERYAGLTKKGHEDALALANYFHDKNISRIVSSPYSRAVSTINPAAEMLTLPIEKDERLRERCLSPTPMKGWLTHLEKSFKNDSYKLQGGESSLEAQSRILSVVDSIKENTIIVSHGNLLALCFQSIRPIDGFELWKQMKNPDVYHLHLGSSTLKKLDWKS; encoded by the coding sequence ATGTTTCCATCAATATATTTTGTTCGACACGCTCAGGCGAATGGGCAAGAACGTTACGCAGGATTGACGAAAAAAGGACATGAGGATGCTCTTGCTTTAGCAAATTATTTCCACGATAAGAACATTTCAAGAATTGTTTCCAGCCCTTATTCAAGAGCTGTCTCGACGATTAACCCAGCAGCAGAAATGCTAACCTTACCGATTGAAAAGGACGAGAGATTAAGAGAACGATGTTTGAGTCCTACCCCAATGAAAGGTTGGCTTACCCATTTAGAAAAAAGTTTTAAAAACGATTCTTATAAACTTCAAGGTGGAGAATCTTCCTTAGAAGCTCAATCTCGTATTCTATCTGTAGTAGATAGCATCAAAGAGAATACGATCATTGTGAGTCATGGAAATTTATTAGCATTATGCTTCCAATCGATCAGGCCAATAGATGGGTTTGAACTTTGGAAGCAAATGAAAAATCCAGATGTGTATCATCTTCATCTCGGTTCTAGCACGCTAAAGAAACTGGATTGGAAAAGTTAA
- a CDS encoding methyl-accepting chemotaxis protein codes for MNQNKNRIMLGFSTLVVLFSIFVYFLHVHVGWFDTYLLLSTIHTTEQPYETLRTILFALPILLLLLSIYFVMKKPASIIIPYLLMLTLTLGSMSIIAMGDGLVEYHFSIFMVLASLAYFSMPILIYVSTAIFAVQHFLGYFAFPELICGTDNYPFTLLLIHAFFLIATSSIILVQLYERNRVTMQAEKDRENHEKLVSSLFARVQKTSTDVLQSSDQLENDVRDAKQATSTLTETVTYVSNSAKQYQQATDDNRNMLATLQSKLIEILAQTKQTFATVEENQQSIFQGKEGVEHAMTKMNQIHHTATQLEASFFEVNDQNSKISEALGHIQTVAQQTHLLALNASIEAARAGDAGKGFSVIADEIRKLSMQTTAYAKRIELMTDSINTRTTQVDKELKRNSSAVKEGSTQMIELNNIFKQMNEYTTTTHEESAKSAQLSTEISSYGTTFEQSLNELASIVHLLNERTSSVSLAVAKQDQTWDTLNQISSSLQRATRHLTEDLQELTTIKTA; via the coding sequence ATGAATCAAAACAAAAACAGAATAATGCTTGGTTTTAGTACTCTAGTCGTCCTCTTCTCTATCTTTGTCTATTTTTTACACGTTCATGTAGGTTGGTTCGACACATATTTACTTCTTTCAACGATCCACACAACTGAGCAACCTTACGAGACGCTTCGTACGATTCTCTTTGCGCTACCTATTCTCCTCCTGCTCCTATCCATCTATTTCGTTATGAAAAAACCTGCTTCAATCATCATTCCATACCTACTCATGCTGACATTGACGTTAGGCAGTATGTCCATTATTGCCATGGGAGACGGATTAGTGGAATATCATTTTTCCATATTCATGGTACTTGCAAGCTTAGCGTACTTTAGCATGCCAATCCTTATCTATGTAAGTACTGCCATTTTTGCCGTTCAACATTTTCTTGGTTATTTTGCTTTTCCTGAGCTCATTTGCGGGACCGATAATTATCCATTTACACTTCTTCTCATTCATGCCTTTTTCTTAATCGCCACTAGTTCCATTATTCTCGTTCAACTATATGAGCGAAATCGAGTGACAATGCAAGCAGAAAAAGACCGTGAAAACCATGAAAAACTCGTCTCAAGTTTATTTGCTCGTGTCCAAAAAACGTCAACGGACGTACTACAAAGTTCGGACCAATTAGAAAATGATGTCCGTGATGCAAAACAAGCCACATCCACATTAACTGAAACGGTTACGTATGTATCCAATTCAGCAAAACAATATCAACAAGCAACAGACGACAACCGTAATATGCTCGCGACATTGCAATCAAAATTAATTGAAATTCTTGCTCAAACAAAGCAAACATTTGCAACTGTAGAAGAAAACCAGCAATCCATTTTTCAAGGTAAAGAAGGCGTTGAACATGCCATGACTAAAATGAATCAAATTCATCATACCGCCACTCAACTCGAAGCATCATTTTTCGAAGTGAATGATCAAAATAGCAAGATTTCTGAAGCACTCGGTCATATTCAAACGGTGGCGCAACAAACACATTTGCTCGCTTTAAATGCTTCAATAGAAGCAGCTCGTGCTGGTGATGCTGGAAAAGGGTTTTCGGTTATTGCAGATGAAATTCGAAAATTATCGATGCAAACCACGGCTTATGCAAAACGGATTGAATTGATGACCGATTCCATTAATACGCGGACTACACAAGTGGATAAGGAATTAAAACGAAATTCAAGCGCTGTAAAAGAAGGCTCTACACAAATGATTGAGTTAAACAACATCTTTAAACAAATGAACGAATATACAACAACGACCCATGAAGAAAGTGCAAAATCAGCGCAGCTATCGACAGAAATTTCTAGTTACGGCACAACTTTTGAGCAGTCGCTTAATGAACTCGCTTCAATCGTACATTTATTAAATGAGCGAACCAGCTCAGTATCTCTTGCTGTAGCGAAGCAAGATCAAACTTGGGACACGCTTAATCAAATCTCTTCTAGTTTGCAACGAGCAACGAGGCATTTAACAGAGGATTTGCAAGAGTTGACAACAATAAAAACGGCTTAA
- a CDS encoding MATE family efflux transporter has translation MGKEELVNPLETEKISKLFLRYLIPSLVGMLLMAVNLAVDGIMVGNRLGPVALAGVNIAGPVYTIFVGLSLWLGIGGATLYSQAMGRKEKKRAQFIFTHSILLIGLGTLAIGGLALFFHEPLVYALGANEETAPFASAYMNVFLLFGFVFTLENAASIFVRNDGNPTLAMAALVTTAFSNVGINYMILYVFDLGVREIAFGTIIAAFLGLLVLSSHFFTKRSQLKFVKVRFEVPLAKQALTFGFPSFLAEVGISVFTVSHNIMFARLAGTAGVAAFSVLNYVHGVMLLMFLGMGAAVQPIVSYFQGANEHEKKRQLMRLAIRTGFIVGAVCFVVGQVAAVPIVNIFGDFPEEVKELAVTGIRLFFIAYLVMGVNFVLMTYFQSIGEVKVATWITAGRQIVFMLVFLLTLPFLFGVQAIWLAIPLAEVAVLCLIVIYLKRSKIRFGERRMF, from the coding sequence ATGGGCAAAGAAGAATTGGTGAACCCTTTAGAAACCGAGAAAATTAGTAAATTATTTTTACGATACTTAATTCCATCGTTAGTTGGAATGCTGTTAATGGCTGTTAATTTAGCAGTTGATGGAATTATGGTAGGGAATCGACTGGGTCCTGTAGCGCTAGCAGGAGTGAACATCGCGGGTCCGGTCTATACAATCTTTGTTGGGTTATCGCTATGGCTTGGTATAGGTGGAGCGACCCTTTATTCACAAGCAATGGGACGGAAAGAGAAGAAGCGGGCGCAATTTATCTTTACCCATTCCATTTTACTAATTGGTTTAGGGACTTTAGCAATTGGAGGATTGGCGCTCTTTTTCCACGAACCATTAGTTTATGCGTTAGGAGCAAATGAAGAAACAGCGCCGTTTGCTTCAGCATATATGAACGTTTTTTTGCTGTTTGGATTTGTGTTCACTTTAGAGAATGCAGCAAGTATTTTTGTTAGAAATGATGGGAATCCGACATTAGCCATGGCTGCCCTAGTAACGACAGCATTTTCAAATGTAGGGATCAATTATATGATTCTATATGTGTTTGATTTAGGTGTGCGTGAAATTGCGTTCGGTACAATCATTGCTGCTTTTTTAGGATTGCTCGTTTTATCTTCTCACTTTTTTACAAAACGAAGTCAGTTAAAGTTCGTCAAAGTGAGATTCGAAGTTCCGCTAGCCAAACAAGCGTTAACATTTGGTTTTCCGAGCTTCTTAGCAGAAGTAGGTATTTCCGTCTTTACGGTTTCACATAATATTATGTTTGCACGTCTAGCTGGAACCGCCGGTGTGGCAGCTTTCTCTGTTTTAAACTATGTGCATGGAGTGATGCTGCTCATGTTTCTTGGTATGGGTGCAGCTGTTCAGCCAATTGTCAGTTATTTTCAAGGCGCAAACGAACACGAGAAGAAAAGACAGCTCATGCGTTTAGCAATTCGAACGGGATTTATTGTCGGAGCGGTTTGTTTTGTGGTTGGTCAAGTGGCAGCGGTACCAATCGTTAATATATTTGGTGATTTTCCGGAAGAGGTTAAAGAATTAGCTGTAACAGGGATCCGTTTATTTTTTATTGCTTATCTTGTTATGGGTGTAAACTTTGTGTTGATGACGTATTTCCAATCGATTGGAGAAGTAAAGGTTGCAACGTGGATTACAGCAGGAAGGCAAATCGTTTTCATGTTAGTCTTTCTTCTTACACTTCCGTTTTTATTCGGTGTTCAGGCAATTTGGCTAGCGATTCCATTAGCTGAAGTGGCTGTACTCTGTCTAATTGTTATCTACTTAAAAAGAAGCAAAATTCGATTTGGAGAACGGCGAATGTTTTAA
- the proC gene encoding pyrroline-5-carboxylate reductase has translation MPSILFIGAGRMAEAVFKGVLSQPEPAFSPVYVSNHTNKDHLHKLTQSYQIEIVENWTDVVANVDVILIAAPPSAHTGILEALHSLVDQQLVLTVAAGIGASDLEAQLPEGTATAWIMPNTAAQAGASISLYTYGSHVSDIQKEYVESLVSSIGAGAQLSESLIHELTAITGSSPAFVYEFVIQLEKIAQSFQLEQTQARELVVQMLAGSAEMLKAGFTPTDLRDQVTTPGGATEAGLKSLHQDDFEGSVARAVQAVTDHAKKKHN, from the coding sequence ATGCCATCCATTTTATTTATTGGCGCTGGAAGAATGGCTGAAGCTGTATTTAAAGGTGTACTATCGCAACCAGAACCCGCTTTCTCTCCAGTATATGTAAGTAACCATACGAATAAAGATCATCTGCACAAGCTAACGCAATCCTATCAAATTGAAATTGTCGAAAACTGGACTGACGTCGTTGCTAACGTCGATGTGATTTTAATTGCAGCCCCACCTTCTGCTCATACTGGCATATTAGAAGCATTACACTCACTTGTAGACCAACAACTTGTATTAACAGTAGCGGCTGGAATCGGCGCTTCTGACCTTGAAGCCCAATTACCTGAAGGAACCGCAACTGCATGGATTATGCCTAATACTGCTGCGCAAGCAGGCGCATCCATTAGTCTCTATACATACGGTTCTCACGTATCAGATATTCAAAAAGAATACGTTGAATCGCTTGTTTCTTCTATCGGAGCTGGCGCTCAACTAAGCGAATCACTAATTCATGAACTAACAGCGATTACTGGCAGTTCACCTGCTTTTGTATATGAGTTTGTCATTCAACTTGAAAAGATCGCTCAATCCTTTCAACTGGAACAAACGCAAGCACGCGAGCTCGTTGTGCAAATGTTAGCTGGAAGTGCCGAAATGCTTAAGGCAGGTTTTACGCCAACAGATTTACGTGACCAAGTGACAACACCAGGTGGCGCAACTGAAGCTGGACTTAAGTCATTGCACCAAGATGATTTTGAAGGATCAGTAGCCCGAGCAGTTCAAGCCGTTACAGATCACGCAAAAAAGAAGCATAATTAA